In a single window of the Penaeus monodon isolate SGIC_2016 chromosome 3, NSTDA_Pmon_1, whole genome shotgun sequence genome:
- the LOC119593481 gene encoding phenoloxidase-activating factor 2-like produces the protein MHTGLLAVTVFLLSRARTQVSAWPQHIHPVGISIEELEELLTAEANDPATLPPKESPSPPINETTPDQDDASIDLLLGGIGESDSRAPLPPESPGTHVILPGFSSDNSFPVTSEPPTLSTGCTCVEAWQCPETNIELEEDTKHETADQPLPDSEGLVSFVDLRHAAPCPGLMVCCDAPDLSISPPSPPLHTPRCGTPNPNGVMTHFLGFKDNQAQFGQFPWMAAIRTLKPGADDPVYGYIGGGSLIQPGIVITAAHNLRNRNPEDLVVRLGEWDFSSTTETIEYQEIPLERVEYHPQYSYEDLKYDVALLFLGTEAVLGATVDTICLPDHEHDFDGSACVTSGWGKDMFGEGGKYQEILKVVNLPAISYGQCEAALRTTRLGPTFSLDETSMCAGGEGGDLCTGDGGSPLVCPSIDDPSRYVQVGIASWGIGCGQHGIPGVYASVTAAMPWIRTFLEAGVDFDIRNVFI, from the exons ATGCACACGGGGTTATTAGCAGTCACCGTGTTCCTCCTGTCAAGGGCTCGGACCCAAGTGAGCGCGTGGCCACAGCACATTCATCCAGTCGGAATATCCATCGAAGAACTAGAGGAACTCCTGACCGCGGAGGCAAACGACCCCGCCACTCTTCCGCCTAAGGAGTCGCCGTCTCCCCCTATCAACGAAACCACACCTGACCAGGACGATGCCTCTATAGACCTCCTCCTTGGGGGGATCGGCGAGTCAGACTCCCGGGCGCCACTTCCGCCTGAGAGCCCGGGCACACACGTAATTCTACCCGGGTTTTCCTCTGACAACTCGTTCCCCGTGACCTCTGAGCCCCCGACGTTGTCCACGGGATGTACGTGCGTGGAAGCGTGGCAGTGCCCTGAGACTAACATCG AGCTCGAGGAAGACACCAAACATGAGACCGCAGACCAGCCTCTCCCGGACAGCGAGGGCCTCGTCTCCTTCGTTGACTTGAGGCACGCCGCCCCTTGCCCCGGTCTCATGGTGTGCTGCGACGCCCCCGACCTCAGTATATCGCCGCCCTCGCCCCCGCTGCACACGCCCAGATGTGGGACGCCCAATCCCAACGGCGTGATGACTCACTTTTTAGGCTTCAAG GACAACCAAGCGCAGTTCGGACAGTTCCCTTGGATGGCCGCAATCCGGACACTAAAGCCAGGCGCAGACGACCCTGTGTATGGGTACATTGGAGGTGGTTCGCTCATTCAACCAGGGATTGTCATTACAGCGGCCCATAATCTTCGGAA TCGTAACCCTGAGGACTTAGTAGTACGTCTCGGCGAGTGGGACTTCAGCTCGACCACTGAAACTATCGAGTACCAGGAAATCCCCTTGGAACGGGTCGAGTACCACCCACAGTACTCCTACGAGGACCTGAAGTACGACGTGGCTCTGCTCTTCCTTGGAACTGAGGCTGTGCTAGGGGCTACTGTCGATACGATTTGCCTTCCCGACCACGAGCACGACTTCGATGGGTCCGCTTGCGTCACTTCCGGCTGGGGGAAAGAcatgtttggggagggggggaagtaccAGGAG ATCCTGAAGGTCGTAAACCTGCCAGCGATTAGTTACGGGCAGTGCGAAGCTGCTCTTCGAACAACAAGACTCGGTCCCACTTTCTCCCTTGATGAAACGTCCATGTGCGCGGGCGGCGAGGGGGGGGACCTCTGCACTGGGGATGGAGGCTCGCCGCTCGTCTGTCCGAGCATCGATGATCCTTCGCGATATGTGCAG GTGGGCATCGCATCGTGGGGAATCGGCTGCGGACAACATGGCATTCCAGGTGTATATGCCTCCGTGACGGCGGCTATGCCCTGGATCCGTACTTTTCTTGAAGCGGGCGTGGATTTCGATATCCGCAATGTATTCATATGA